The nucleotide sequence AGTCACGGCTAATGGCTCGATCACTCGAGGAGTCGATCTACACGGTACTCCCTCCGTTGGCTGCATTGGAGCCGGCGCGCGTGCGGAGTTATTGCGACGCCTCGTTCCAGAGTGTccagctgcatgcatgcatgcaactttGCTCTCCGCCGTGAGGAGTGGCGGCGACGCCGTCGCGGCACAGGGTTCCGTGCAGACGCTGTGGTCTCATACACAGTGAGTACGTATACGGTAGGAGCTTTTGGATCTATGGCTTCAAGGAGTTTGACTACAAGGTAATTTTCCCTAGCTAACATCGATGATCTAAAGATGGTCGGCGATACTATATATTGCTCCCTGCGCACATATAGATGGCCGAGAGTGATGCTTATATTCCAGATTCAATCAGTGTAGGCGAACAACAAGAGTAGTTGTTTTTGATATGAACCAATTTAAAAGGACCATTTTCATTGTTTCAGGACACATTCCCGTTACACTCGGTACGCGTTCCATTAATCAAAGGAACAAGATAAGCTATATACCCTCCTCCTCCCATGGATTTAAGAAACAACCTACCACGTTCTCGTACCACCACTCCAACGTTCCCGAAACTTGGCTACATGCCTGTAATCCAAAATCTTCTCTTGGAAGTCTTCTCGTGCCTGTGGCCGCCAGGATCCTTCTCTTGGAAGCAAGCATCTCCGTGAGTGAGGTAGCCAGAGCTGAGTTACGAGCCAGAGACGAGTTACGAGCCGGCTCAAGACTGCGAGCCAGTTTAGAAGGTGCTACGTGTCGTGATTTGGCTTCAGGTGCCCACAGCGTCCATTGGGGAACTATCCGCGCTGAACTTATTTCTCATGGGAACTAGAAGAATAAAACGAAGCCGCAACACCGACCTCTCAGGAAAATAAAACGAAGCCGGCaaagaaaaataaatataaataaacagACCAATCGCGGCGCGGGTAGGTAGGAACGGCAGGCAGGAAGATTGTTAGCTGAAGCACGCCATGCTCGTGGAATCTGTATATATTGATGAACAGCTATCTCGCTAACCGCACGCTCAACGCTCAGTCCAACACCAAGCGCGCCTCCCGTGAACCGAGCAAGTCAATCCATGGacgtgccgctgccgctgctgctgggcTCCCTGGCCGTCTCCGTCGCGGTGTGGTGCCTCCTGCTCCGCCGCGGCGGGGACGGGAAGAAGGGGAAGCGGCCGCTGCCGCCCGGTCCCCGGGGCTGGCCGGTGCTGGGCAACCTGCCGCAGGTGGGCTCTCATCCGCACCACACCATGTGCGCGCTTGCGAAAGAGTACGGCCCGCTGTTCCGGCTCCGGTTCGGCAGCGCCGAGGTGGTGGTGGCCGCGTCGGCGCGGGTGGCGACGCAGTTCCTGCGCGCCCACGACGCCAACTTCAGCAACCGGCCTCCAAACTCCGGAGCCGAGCACGTGGCGTACAACTACCAGGACCTGGTGTTCGCGCCCTACGGCTCCCGGTGGCGCGCGCTGCGGAAGCTGTGCGCGCTCCACCTCTTCTCCGCCAAGGCCCTGGACGACCTGCGCGGCGTCAGGGAGGGCGAGGTGGCGCTCATGGTGAGGGAGCTCGCCAGGCACCAGCACGCCCCCGTGGTGCTGGGCCAGGTGGCCAACGTCTGCGCGACCAACACGCTGGCCCGGGCGACGGTGGGGCGGCGCGTGTTCGCGGTCGACGGAGGGGAGGAAGCCAGGGAATTCAAGGACATGGTGGTGGAGCTGATGCAGCTCGCCGGGGTGTTCAACGTCGGCGACTTCGTGCCGGCGCTGGCGTGGCTCGACCCGCAGGGCGTGGTCGGCAAGATGAAGCGGCTGCACCGCAGGTACGACGACATGATGAACGGGATCATCAGGGAGCGGAAGGCCGCCGGGGAAGGCAAGGACCTGCTCAGCGTGCTGCTGGCCAGGATGCGGGAGCAGCAGCCGCTCGCGGACGGCGAGGACAGCAGGATCAACGAGACTGACATCAAAGCACTCCTCCTCGTAAGTTCCCCTTTTTCCCGTGCACACTATTACTGCTCTCGAACTCGAATGGACCCGACTACCGGCAGTGACGGCGACATGTTTATACTTTTATTGCAAAAATGGACCCCGACGTGTTGGAGTTGGTCCAGTTGGAGTTTGGAGTATGATATTCCTCTCTTGTTTTCACATGGATATGGATGCATATACTTTCTGTGGGACACGTCGTGACCACAGAACCTCTTCACGGCGGGGACGGACACCACGTCCAGCACGGTGGAGTGGGCGCTGGCCGAGCTGATCCGGCACCCGGACGTGCTGAAGAAGGCCCAGCAGGAGCTGGACGCCGTCGTCGGCCGCGACCGCCTGGTGTCCGAGTCGGACCTCCCGCGCCTCACGTACCTGACGGCGGTGATCAAGGAGACGTTCCGGCTGCACCCGTCCACGCCGCTGTCGCTGCCCCGCGTGGCCGCCGAGGAGTGCGAGGTCGACGGGTTCCGCATCCCCGCGGGAACCACGCTGCTGGTGAACGTGTGGGCGATCGCCCGCGACCCGGAGGCGTGGCCCGAGCCGCTCCAGTTCCGCCCCGACCGCTTCCACCCAGGCGGTTCGCACGCGGGCGTCGACGTCAAAGGCAGCGACTTCGAGCTCATCCCGTTCGGCGCCGGCCGGAGGATCTGCGCGGGCCTCAGCTGGGGCCTGCGCATGGTCACGCTCATGACGGCCACGCTCGTGCACGCCCTGGACTGGGACCTCGCCGACGGCATGACCGCGGACAAGCTGGACATGGAGGAGGCGTACGGGCTCACCCTGCAGCGCGCCGTGCCGTTGATGGTCCGCCCAGCACCCAGGCTGCTGCCGTCTGCCTACGCAGCGAAGTAAAAAAAAAACGGATTCTCGCTGGATATCCACTATCCATGTCCGTCCGTATGCATCATATCTATTAGGTACTGTACTCTTTGTTGTAATAAGTACATACGGACTCTATGATTCAGGAAAGGAGGACGAATCCTAATCCTCATCCGTTTACACATGGACTCTTATTATACTCTTATATTTTGGAACAACTATATATACGTGGGAGCTCTATGTTATAATTACtgacccacaggatcaccggctcaggtaagtgaaccactcaccagtcttaccaaacacccgctagtgttgtcgagcacccactagccgtgccgaccatgaacaaacgttgttcgtccccacacactatggctagagctagacGAAGAAGAGAAAACAGAGCAttcacacacagtacaagacaccagtgttggccgaAACCCTGTCtaagagatggcaaatctgaactctctttactaagttgccGTAGTAGTCTATTTAAACAAttatatccatctagtcctagtacagcgcacatgctgtaacagtaactagataacatacatggctgactctgcgccggcctctgcatgtgcctacagtgctgcaggtgagccgtgcggcgcctgcacctgcagcgctaTAGTATCACAGCAAGGGGCCTTTTCGGCGGCGCCtttccttgctgtgttcacacaaggtagcaatagattatctaacaatctttccataatcctactgctaacccttgtaccccctctatgtcgatcatctccttcagctccgtgactCGAAGACGCCCGAGCGGCTTGGtgggacgtccgcgagttgctgaccagtttcgacgaactcgatgacgatctgccctccatcgacacagtccctgaggaagtggaacttcacgtcgatgtgtttacttCGATCGTGTAGAACCGGGTTCTTCACGAGGGTGATGGCGggttggttgtccaccatcagtgttggtgggtgagcttccacaccggtcagctcacccagcagccggcgcagccacacaacttggcacgccgctgtggccgccgctacgtactctgcctcgcacgtagatagcgccaccaccttctgtttcagcgacagccataaaATTGGGGCTgatccgaggaagacgagcacgccagaggtgctccgtcgtccgtcgatgtcccctgccatgtctacatcgctgaacacagtgagttgcAACCTACTCCTgccggtctttgggaagatgatcccatgatccaccgtccctttgacgtagcgcagtagccgcttcaccgcagcctagtgatcctctctaggatcctccatgaagcgactgacgtagcccacggcgaacgcaatgtctggcctcgtatggactaggtagcgcagaccaccgacgatgctctggtagagtgttgcatccaccttcaccgcgatgctggccttcgtcagctttagccactcctccatcggagtcacgcatggcttgcactcagtcatgccgctcctctccaacagcttggaggcatacgtgctctgactgagcgtgagttcctccttcccctgtctcacctcgatgccgaggtagtaggagagtgcaccgagatcgctcattcaaaaataaGCCGCCATCTCATGTTTGAAGCTGTTGATATCCTTCGTGCGTGCAccggtgacgattaagtcatccacatacacaccgacgATGAACTCCTCCTTCCCcagtcgccgcgtgtagagcgcatgCTCCGTTGCGCACTGTTgaaacccaagctcacccagcgtggcgtcaagcttggcgttccatgctcgtggggcctgccgtagcccgtagagcgcctcgcgcagttggagcaccctgtgcttCTCTCCCTTGACAacaaaacctggaggttgcctgacgaagaccgtctccgccagctcgccgttgaggaagaccaatttaacgtccaagtgatggacgcgccaatcCTTTGCTGCTgctaaggctagtagcaaacggaccgactccatgcgtgctactggcgcaaagacctcctcgaagtctatgccctcgcgctgaacaaagcctcgggtgaTGAGGCacaccttgtgcttgacaatggcgtcgagctcgtcccgcttgaccttgtacaaccacttcaggctgatcggacgacatcctgaAGGTGGATCGACAAgctgcca is from Miscanthus floridulus cultivar M001 chromosome 7, ASM1932011v1, whole genome shotgun sequence and encodes:
- the LOC136462318 gene encoding flavonoid 3'-monooxygenase CYP75B3-like; the encoded protein is MDVPLPLLLGSLAVSVAVWCLLLRRGGDGKKGKRPLPPGPRGWPVLGNLPQVGSHPHHTMCALAKEYGPLFRLRFGSAEVVVAASARVATQFLRAHDANFSNRPPNSGAEHVAYNYQDLVFAPYGSRWRALRKLCALHLFSAKALDDLRGVREGEVALMVRELARHQHAPVVLGQVANVCATNTLARATVGRRVFAVDGGEEAREFKDMVVELMQLAGVFNVGDFVPALAWLDPQGVVGKMKRLHRRYDDMMNGIIRERKAAGEGKDLLSVLLARMREQQPLADGEDSRINETDIKALLLNLFTAGTDTTSSTVEWALAELIRHPDVLKKAQQELDAVVGRDRLVSESDLPRLTYLTAVIKETFRLHPSTPLSLPRVAAEECEVDGFRIPAGTTLLVNVWAIARDPEAWPEPLQFRPDRFHPGGSHAGVDVKGSDFELIPFGAGRRICAGLSWGLRMVTLMTATLVHALDWDLADGMTADKLDMEEAYGLTLQRAVPLMVRPAPRLLPSAYAAK